From one Bacillota bacterium genomic stretch:
- a CDS encoding indolepyruvate oxidoreductase subunit beta, whose translation MPNPVTNVLIVGVGGQGTLLASRILAQVARQLGHDVKVSEVHGMAQRGGSVVTQVRFGQRVYSPLIAQGEADVILAFEKLEALRWLPYLKAGGQVIINDQSVDPLPVLTGAAKYPEGIPEKIQEVVPNVVVLNATELAIQCGNVRAANVVLLGVLTRLLGFDETVCLQALAKTVPPIALAINEQAFKLGMAAVK comes from the coding sequence ATGCCTAATCCAGTCACCAATGTACTGATCGTGGGGGTCGGTGGTCAGGGAACCCTCCTGGCCAGCCGAATATTGGCCCAGGTGGCCCGGCAGCTTGGCCACGATGTTAAGGTTTCGGAAGTGCACGGCATGGCCCAGCGGGGCGGGAGTGTAGTGACCCAGGTCCGCTTCGGCCAGCGGGTCTACTCGCCCCTGATTGCCCAGGGAGAAGCGGACGTGATCCTGGCCTTTGAGAAACTGGAGGCCTTACGCTGGCTCCCCTACTTAAAAGCCGGTGGCCAGGTGATCATCAACGACCAGTCGGTTGATCCCTTGCCGGTGCTGACAGGAGCCGCCAAATATCCTGAAGGGATTCCCGAAAAGATTCAGGAGGTCGTGCCGAACGTGGTCGTTTTGAACGCCACTGAACTGGCCATCCAGTGCGGTAACGTACGGGCGGCCAACGTCGTCCTGCTGGGGGTGCTGACCCGGTTGCTCGGTTTTGACGAGACGGTCTGTCTTCAGGCGCTGGCCAAGACCGTGCCGCCGATAGCGCTGGCAATTAATGAGCAGGCCTTCAAGCTGGGGATGGCGGCTGTTAAATAA
- a CDS encoding histidinol-phosphate transaminase, whose translation MTKITDLVRPNILQIKPYVPGKPIEEVERELGITNVIKLASNENPLGPSPKAVAAMKQAVEKVNLYPDGACFYLKQALAAHLGIAPECLIIGNGSDELLKLIAETFLREGDEVIIANPSFGEYEFVTRVMGAEPVMVELQNYTHDLMAMAGKIGPRTRLVFVCNPNNPTGTIVTKTEVDEFMTKVPEDVVVVFDEAYYEYVSDDRYPQTIEFVRKGRRVIVLRTFSKIYGLAGLRVGYGIADPEIIACLGRVREPFNVNLVAQAAALAALDDQEHVQKSRAVNQAGRDYLYHELAAMGLECVPTEANFMLVHVRTEAQDVFQKLMREGVIVRPGGIFGYPQHIRVTIGTTEENERFVQALRKVLAS comes from the coding sequence ATGACAAAGATTACCGATCTAGTCCGTCCGAATATCCTGCAGATCAAACCATATGTTCCAGGGAAACCGATCGAAGAAGTTGAACGGGAACTGGGGATCACCAATGTGATCAAGCTAGCCTCGAACGAAAATCCGCTTGGCCCATCCCCGAAGGCAGTTGCCGCCATGAAACAAGCGGTGGAGAAGGTCAACCTTTACCCGGATGGGGCTTGCTTTTACCTGAAACAGGCCCTGGCGGCGCATCTGGGTATTGCTCCCGAATGCCTGATTATCGGCAATGGTTCAGATGAATTGCTCAAACTCATCGCCGAGACCTTTCTGCGCGAGGGCGACGAAGTCATCATAGCTAATCCCTCTTTTGGTGAGTACGAGTTTGTGACCAGGGTGATGGGGGCTGAACCGGTGATGGTGGAACTGCAAAACTATACCCATGACCTGATGGCGATGGCGGGGAAAATAGGCCCTCGGACCAGGCTTGTTTTCGTCTGTAATCCGAATAACCCGACGGGAACGATCGTGACAAAAACGGAAGTTGACGAGTTTATGACCAAGGTCCCCGAAGATGTGGTGGTAGTGTTTGATGAGGCTTATTATGAGTATGTGAGCGACGACCGGTATCCGCAAACTATCGAGTTTGTACGGAAGGGGCGACGGGTGATTGTCCTGCGGACATTCTCCAAGATTTATGGTTTGGCTGGGCTGCGTGTCGGTTACGGTATAGCTGATCCGGAAATCATCGCGTGCCTTGGGCGGGTGCGCGAACCTTTCAACGTCAATCTAGTGGCTCAGGCGGCAGCCCTGGCGGCCCTGGATGATCAGGAGCACGTGCAGAAGAGCCGGGCGGTAAATCAGGCGGGCCGTGATTATCTGTACCATGAACTGGCGGCGATGGGTCTGGAGTGTGTACCTACAGAGGCCAACTTTATGTTGGTCCATGTGCGGACTGAGGCCCAGGATGTATTTCAAAAACTGATGCGAGAAGGGGTGATCGTTCGGCCAGGTGGGATTTTCGGGTACCCGCAGCACATCCGGGTGACGATCGGAACGACCGAAGAGAATGAGCGGTTTGTTCAGGCCCTGCGGAAGGTACTGGCAAGTTAA
- the speE gene encoding polyamine aminopropyltransferase: MDLWLVEGHTSGYSVNWKVRQVIHQETTRYQELSIVDTVEFGRALVLDGNVQTTVGDEFFYHEMIAHVPLFTHPEPRRVLVIGGGDGGTVREVVKHTSVAQVDLVEIDERVIVNCRRYLPELSCALDNPRVNVIIADGLEYVQNCPAVYDVVIIDSCDPIGPAAGLFSHGFYAQINNILRDDGLMVAQTQSPLYNRELVKSVSQSLKKLFPIKMVYLTTVPTYMSGFWTFTLASKEYHPLKFRRGALLPFSTRYYTPEIHQAAFVLPKFLQELLMD, translated from the coding sequence ATGGATTTATGGCTGGTAGAGGGCCACACTTCTGGTTATAGTGTTAATTGGAAAGTCAGACAGGTAATCCACCAGGAGACCACCAGGTACCAAGAACTGAGTATTGTTGATACTGTTGAGTTCGGGCGGGCACTGGTGCTGGACGGTAATGTTCAGACTACGGTTGGCGATGAGTTTTTTTATCACGAGATGATTGCCCATGTCCCTCTGTTTACCCACCCCGAACCCCGGCGGGTGCTGGTCATTGGTGGTGGAGATGGGGGAACAGTACGTGAGGTGGTGAAGCACACCAGCGTTGCACAGGTGGACCTTGTTGAGATCGATGAAAGGGTGATTGTCAACTGCCGCCGCTACTTACCGGAATTGAGTTGTGCTCTTGATAATCCGCGGGTCAACGTGATCATCGCTGATGGACTTGAGTATGTCCAAAACTGCCCGGCGGTTTACGACGTCGTCATTATTGATTCATGTGACCCGATTGGCCCCGCGGCGGGTTTGTTTAGCCATGGCTTTTATGCACAGATCAACAATATTCTTCGAGACGATGGTTTAATGGTGGCGCAGACTCAATCACCTTTGTATAACCGGGAACTGGTCAAGAGTGTGAGCCAGTCTTTAAAAAAGCTCTTTCCCATCAAGATGGTGTATTTGACCACGGTACCAACGTACATGAGCGGTTTTTGGACGTTTACCCTGGCTTCAAAAGAATATCACCCGCTAAAATTCAGAAGAGGGGCGCTGTTACCTTTTTCAACCAGGTATTATACCCCTGAAATTCATCAGGCGGCGTTTGTCCTACCCAAATTTTTACAGGAGCTGTTAATGGATTAA
- a CDS encoding DMT family transporter has product MNLLLGHIYVTISALAYGFSPILGKFAYRLGVTPAILLSARFLLATALLWMFMFMTRFTQYRLDLRSLKFCAVQAVVYLLSTICFFYAIQYLDASIASIILFTYPLFVAFLAILLFKERLSLIRLSVLFTTFTGCSLVINPPSSLVGLSLSPRGLLLAFGSSVFYAAHSLISQRTVYHTSPLVASAYLNTFVMVQTLVIFPPIYLVTGAVAWSAFAIIFVLVLCTSIIGMVFFLSGIKRIGASRAAIVSSMEPVFTIILAFFLLGEQMTSLQLVGAAIILLGILLLQAERHEVMVKKTIDA; this is encoded by the coding sequence GTGAATCTACTCCTCGGACACATATATGTTACAATTTCCGCCTTGGCTTACGGTTTTTCGCCAATTTTAGGGAAGTTTGCTTATCGGTTAGGAGTGACACCGGCTATCTTGCTGTCGGCGCGTTTTCTCCTGGCCACTGCCCTCCTGTGGATGTTCATGTTCATGACCAGGTTCACTCAATACCGTTTAGATCTGCGATCTCTCAAGTTTTGTGCAGTTCAAGCCGTAGTTTATCTGCTTTCGACCATCTGTTTCTTTTATGCCATTCAGTATCTGGACGCTTCAATTGCCAGCATTATTTTGTTTACTTATCCCCTGTTCGTGGCCTTTCTGGCTATTCTGCTGTTTAAGGAGCGTTTGAGTTTGATCCGCTTGTCGGTCCTCTTCACCACCTTTACGGGGTGCTCGCTGGTCATCAATCCTCCATCAAGCCTGGTCGGATTGAGCCTCTCTCCCCGGGGGCTGCTGCTCGCGTTCGGCTCCAGTGTTTTTTACGCTGCCCATAGCCTGATCAGCCAGCGCACGGTTTATCATACCTCACCCCTGGTGGCCAGTGCTTATCTCAACACCTTTGTTATGGTCCAGACCCTGGTCATCTTTCCACCGATTTACCTGGTGACCGGCGCAGTTGCCTGGTCAGCCTTTGCCATCATCTTCGTTTTGGTTCTCTGTACCTCGATAATCGGGATGGTCTTCTTCTTAAGTGGAATCAAACGGATCGGCGCCAGCCGAGCGGCCATTGTCAGTTCAATGGAACCCGTCTTTACCATTATTCTGGCTTTCTTCCTTCTGGGCGAACAGATGACCAGCCTTCAACTTGTCGGGGCAGCCATAATCCTGCTCGGCATTCTGCTGCTCCAGGCAGAGCGTCATGAAGTCATGGTCAAAAAGACGATAGACGCATAA
- a CDS encoding MBL fold metallo-hydrolase, with translation MRVQFLGAARTVTGSCYLLEVGQTKIMVDCGMFQGSKEIKERNYESFYVEPNEVKFLLLTHAHIDHSGLIPKLYKHGFRGQILATSATVDLCSILLPDSAHVQEMEVERKNRKLKRAGKPLLEEIYTVQDAMECLKQFRRVEYQEVIQLTPEVSVRFQDAGHILGSAMIEMWVQEGDHEIKLVFSGDIGNHNQPLVKDPTLIEAADYVFMESTYGNRLHQENVNKVEALKNVILETMAKGGNLIIPAFAVERTQDLLYDLNLLLQTKSIPNVPVIIDSPLAIEATEIFRRNSQYFDAETQELIRRGENPLALPGLRYTHTAEESKALNGLKGGAIIISASGMCDAGRIKHHLRHNLWRPESTVLFVGYQAKGTLGRRLLDGEKLVTIHGEEVVVKADIRNIDGFSAHADQRALLAWVKRFRSKPGKIFIVHGEEESSLTLAQLITQEMGIPTVVPKWLDVEELTPLAVPVAAPVAVAQPAPTTVPPKMPAGVSVALATQVEHAYFELRMKLRELVEQEMDQQNFESLLAKIQQLEQLVDQWRKIN, from the coding sequence ATGAGGGTACAATTTTTAGGCGCGGCCCGGACTGTTACGGGTTCGTGCTATTTATTGGAAGTCGGCCAGACGAAAATCATGGTCGATTGTGGGATGTTTCAGGGTAGTAAGGAAATAAAAGAAAGGAATTACGAAAGCTTCTACGTGGAGCCGAATGAGGTTAAATTTCTGTTACTAACCCATGCCCATATCGACCACAGTGGACTCATTCCAAAACTCTACAAACACGGTTTTCGTGGCCAGATCCTGGCGACTTCAGCTACTGTTGACCTTTGTAGTATCCTGCTCCCTGATAGCGCGCACGTCCAGGAGATGGAAGTTGAGCGGAAGAACAGGAAACTCAAACGGGCCGGTAAGCCGCTGCTCGAGGAAATATACACAGTTCAGGATGCCATGGAATGTCTCAAGCAATTTCGCCGCGTTGAGTATCAGGAGGTCATTCAGTTAACGCCAGAAGTAAGTGTGCGGTTTCAAGATGCCGGGCATATCCTTGGCTCAGCCATGATCGAGATGTGGGTGCAAGAAGGAGATCACGAAATCAAGCTGGTCTTCTCTGGTGATATTGGCAACCATAATCAGCCGCTGGTTAAGGATCCGACCCTGATTGAGGCGGCTGATTATGTGTTCATGGAGTCAACTTATGGTAATCGCTTGCACCAGGAAAACGTGAACAAGGTCGAGGCCTTAAAAAATGTGATCCTGGAGACGATGGCGAAAGGGGGCAACCTGATCATCCCGGCGTTCGCGGTTGAGCGGACCCAGGACCTCCTTTATGACTTAAACCTGCTGCTGCAAACCAAATCTATACCGAATGTGCCAGTCATTATCGACAGTCCGCTGGCAATTGAGGCGACGGAAATTTTCCGCCGCAACAGCCAGTATTTTGATGCAGAAACCCAGGAATTGATCCGGCGGGGGGAGAACCCGCTGGCTTTGCCAGGGTTGCGCTACACGCACACAGCAGAAGAATCTAAGGCCTTGAACGGATTAAAGGGCGGGGCGATCATCATCTCCGCCAGCGGCATGTGCGACGCGGGTCGGATAAAGCACCACCTCAGACATAACCTGTGGCGTCCCGAATCGACAGTCTTGTTTGTCGGTTACCAGGCCAAAGGCACCCTGGGCCGTCGGCTGCTGGACGGCGAAAAACTGGTGACGATCCACGGCGAAGAAGTAGTAGTCAAGGCGGATATTCGCAACATCGACGGCTTTTCGGCGCATGCCGATCAGCGAGCACTCCTGGCCTGGGTGAAGCGCTTCCGATCCAAACCGGGCAAGATTTTTATTGTTCATGGAGAAGAAGAATCGTCCCTCACGCTGGCCCAGTTGATCACCCAGGAGATGGGCATCCCGACGGTGGTGCCAAAATGGCTGGACGTAGAAGAATTAACCCCACTCGCGGTACCTGTCGCGGCACCTGTAGCGGTGGCCCAACCAGCGCCAACCACTGTTCCGCCAAAGATGCCAGCCGGGGTGTCGGTAGCGTTGGCAACCCAGGTGGAGCACGCATATTTCGAACTGCGGATGAAGCTGCGTGAACTGGTAGAACAAGAAATGGATCAGCAGAACTTTGAGAGCCTCCTGGCTAAAATCCAGCAACTGGAGCAACTGGTTGACCAATGGCGCAAAATTAATTAA
- the yyaC gene encoding spore protease YyaC — MMWLGCVGCCASAEKGATVIFRASVGEPEIAQRFAQALTKVLTPASSQPVLWLCIGTDTAVGDCLGPLVGTLISERMPDLKVIGTLDQPLHAGNITARIEELRYFHPTPFTVAIDASLGKPAHVGCVTIRQGALWPGAGLRRRLPPVGQVAITGVIGTHFSWNEEHILHRTRLSLVWKMACTIVEGIQVLYAGQKK, encoded by the coding sequence TTGATGTGGTTGGGGTGCGTCGGCTGTTGTGCATCAGCAGAGAAAGGTGCCACGGTAATTTTTCGTGCATCGGTTGGTGAGCCGGAAATTGCCCAGCGGTTTGCCCAGGCCCTGACAAAGGTGCTGACACCGGCGAGCAGTCAACCAGTTTTATGGTTATGCATCGGGACCGATACGGCGGTTGGGGATTGTTTAGGGCCGTTGGTGGGTACGCTAATATCCGAAAGAATGCCTGATTTGAAGGTGATCGGTACCCTTGATCAACCCTTGCACGCCGGGAACATTACCGCCCGGATTGAGGAATTAAGATACTTCCATCCCACTCCCTTTACGGTGGCCATTGATGCTTCCCTGGGTAAACCAGCTCACGTTGGCTGTGTTACGATTCGTCAGGGAGCTTTATGGCCCGGGGCCGGTTTGCGCCGCCGGTTGCCCCCGGTTGGGCAGGTGGCCATTACCGGTGTGATCGGTACCCATTTTTCATGGAATGAAGAACATATCTTGCATCGGACACGGCTGAGCCTGGTCTGGAAAATGGCTTGTACTATCGTTGAAGGAATTCAGGTCTTGTATGCGGGACAGAAAAAGTAG
- the iorA gene encoding indolepyruvate ferredoxin oxidoreductase subunit alpha: MRELLLGNEAIARGAYEAGVTVATAYPGTPSTEIIEQITRYPEIYAEWAPNEKVALEVGIGASIGGARTLVAMKHVGVNVAADPLMTFAYTGVNGGLVLISADDPGMHSSQNEQDNRLYARFAKIPLLEPADSQEAKDFVKLAYIISEQFDTPVMVRVTTRLAHSQSLVELGEREKIKLKPYTKDAAKYVMLPGYARTRHVKVEERLLALAAYAEQTPLNRIEWGDRSVGIITSGVVYQYAREVMPTASFLKLGMTNPLPKKLITEFVQGVDRVYVVEELEPYLEEQIRSWGLKVTGKQVLPVVGEFNPELIAEKLLGQPPVEVYQVEENVPARPPVMCPGCPHRGVFYVLNKLKLKVTGDIGCYTLGALPPLNAIDTCICMGASIGTALGMEKARGREFAQGVVAVIGDSTFVHSGITPLIDVVYNRGTTTVIILDNGTTAMTGHQDHPGTGVTVDRQPTHQLDLVKLVEAIGVQRITVVDPFDLTRMESVVKEELAAAEPSVIIARRRCALLDKPADLKLRIDPEKCTGCRLCLRLGCPGLELRDKKVRINETICVGCQLCTQICRLNAFEKVGGQNA; this comes from the coding sequence GTGCGTGAATTATTGTTAGGTAACGAGGCAATTGCCCGGGGCGCGTATGAGGCCGGGGTAACGGTAGCTACCGCGTACCCGGGGACACCCAGTACGGAAATAATTGAGCAGATCACTCGGTACCCGGAAATCTATGCTGAATGGGCACCCAACGAAAAAGTAGCGCTGGAAGTGGGGATTGGCGCCTCAATCGGTGGAGCGAGGACTCTGGTAGCAATGAAGCACGTGGGTGTCAACGTGGCCGCTGATCCCTTAATGACGTTTGCTTATACTGGTGTTAATGGTGGCCTGGTGCTGATTAGCGCTGATGATCCGGGCATGCACAGTTCACAGAATGAACAGGATAACCGGCTGTATGCCCGATTCGCCAAAATACCCCTGCTTGAACCGGCTGACAGCCAGGAAGCCAAAGACTTTGTTAAGCTGGCTTACATTATCAGCGAGCAGTTTGACACGCCGGTGATGGTGCGGGTGACCACGCGGTTGGCGCATTCCCAGAGTCTGGTGGAACTGGGTGAGCGGGAGAAAATCAAACTTAAACCGTATACTAAAGACGCCGCCAAATATGTGATGCTGCCGGGTTATGCCCGGACCCGACACGTCAAGGTAGAAGAGCGGCTGCTGGCCTTGGCAGCTTATGCCGAGCAGACACCGCTGAACCGAATTGAGTGGGGCGACCGGAGTGTTGGCATCATCACCAGCGGCGTGGTTTATCAATATGCCCGGGAAGTCATGCCGACTGCCTCGTTCCTCAAGTTGGGGATGACTAATCCCCTGCCGAAGAAGTTGATCACCGAGTTTGTCCAGGGGGTAGACCGGGTCTACGTAGTGGAGGAGTTGGAGCCCTACCTGGAAGAACAGATCAGATCCTGGGGGCTTAAGGTGACGGGCAAGCAGGTTCTGCCGGTCGTCGGCGAATTCAACCCGGAACTGATCGCTGAAAAATTGCTCGGGCAACCGCCAGTGGAGGTTTATCAGGTGGAAGAGAACGTTCCAGCGCGGCCTCCGGTGATGTGCCCCGGCTGTCCGCACCGCGGTGTCTTTTACGTCTTGAACAAACTGAAGCTGAAAGTGACCGGTGATATCGGGTGTTATACCCTGGGGGCCTTACCACCGCTCAATGCTATTGATACCTGTATCTGCATGGGCGCGAGCATCGGGACCGCTCTGGGAATGGAGAAGGCCCGCGGTCGCGAGTTTGCGCAAGGAGTAGTCGCGGTGATCGGGGATTCCACCTTTGTGCACTCCGGGATCACTCCGCTGATTGACGTGGTCTACAATCGCGGGACGACGACGGTGATCATCCTGGACAACGGCACGACCGCGATGACCGGTCACCAGGATCACCCTGGCACCGGTGTGACGGTTGACCGCCAGCCAACCCATCAACTCGATCTGGTGAAACTGGTGGAGGCGATCGGCGTCCAGCGGATTACCGTGGTCGATCCCTTTGACCTGACCAGGATGGAGTCCGTGGTGAAAGAAGAACTGGCAGCGGCTGAACCTTCGGTGATTATTGCCCGGCGGCGGTGCGCCCTGTTAGACAAACCTGCGGATTTGAAACTACGCATTGACCCGGAGAAGTGTACCGGCTGTCGACTGTGCCTGCGCCTGGGCTGTCCGGGCCTGGAGCTGCGCGACAAGAAGGTGCGGATCAACGAAACGATTTGCGTGGGCTGTCAGCTATGTACCCAAATCTGCCGACTGAACGCCTTCGAGAAAGTAGGTGGACAAAATGCCTAA
- a CDS encoding DnaD domain protein, whose protein sequence is MSAKDSLLASFAQDLLLKGTTSIPNFLLRSYSKLGISDQEMMLLIQLFHLANAEKDAFPTIEKLTGMMSADQVQIEKSLANLVARKLVRIERNRDDVGTVASYRFEGLFDKLAEIWASEKIKEMEEAKRAAAAQSVSRNKPADNVAWVYKLFEQEFGRPLTPMEGSQIIEWCDGEGHSPELIIEALKRAALQGVRNFRYIDSILREWSKQGVRTLREVEVYEERFKEKKATRNTKNIRSKEKGKSHPEGGSEDFRDLYLG, encoded by the coding sequence ATGTCGGCCAAGGATAGCTTGCTTGCCTCATTTGCCCAGGACCTCTTATTAAAAGGGACAACCAGCATACCCAACTTTCTGCTGCGCTCCTATAGTAAACTGGGAATAAGTGACCAGGAAATGATGCTGTTAATTCAGCTTTTTCACCTGGCCAATGCGGAGAAGGATGCTTTTCCCACAATAGAAAAGCTGACGGGTATGATGAGCGCCGATCAGGTCCAAATCGAGAAAAGTCTGGCCAACCTCGTAGCCAGGAAACTGGTGCGCATTGAACGAAACCGTGACGATGTTGGGACGGTAGCCAGTTACCGATTTGAAGGATTATTCGACAAGCTGGCGGAAATTTGGGCCAGTGAAAAGATCAAGGAAATGGAGGAGGCCAAACGAGCAGCGGCTGCCCAGTCGGTTAGCAGGAACAAGCCGGCAGATAATGTCGCCTGGGTGTATAAACTGTTTGAACAGGAGTTTGGTCGACCCCTCACCCCGATGGAAGGGTCGCAGATTATTGAGTGGTGTGATGGTGAAGGACATTCCCCAGAATTGATCATTGAAGCATTGAAACGGGCTGCCCTGCAGGGAGTCCGCAATTTTCGTTATATTGACAGCATCCTGCGCGAATGGAGCAAGCAGGGTGTGCGTACCTTGAGAGAGGTAGAGGTTTATGAGGAACGGTTTAAGGAAAAAAAGGCAACCCGTAACACCAAAAATATCAGGAGCAAAGAGAAGGGAAAAAGTCACCCTGAGGGCGGGTCAGAAGATTTTCGGGATCTGTACCTGGGTTAA